A window of the Mus pahari chromosome 1, PAHARI_EIJ_v1.1, whole genome shotgun sequence genome harbors these coding sequences:
- the LOC110327076 gene encoding olfactory receptor 52H1-like: MVMYNVSSYNTGPFTLSGIPGLEQYHVWISIPFCFIYLVAILGNSILLYLIAVEHSLHSPMFFFLSMLAMTDLILSTTCVPKTLSIFWFGPQEISFPGCLTQLFFLHYSFVLDSAILLAMAFDRYVAICSPLRYTTILTPKAIVKIAVGISFRSFCVFVPCVFLVNRLPFCGTHIIAHTYCEHIGVARLACADISINIWYGFCVPIMTVIIDVILIAISYTLILCAVFRLPSQDARQKALSTCGSHVSVILMFYIPAFFSILAHRFGRNVPRTFHIMFANLYVIIPPALNPIVYGVKTKQIRDKAILLLFSKRSQ; this comes from the coding sequence ATGGTCATGTACAACGTGAGTAGCTACAACACTGGCCCCTTCACTCTCTCAGGCATCCCTGGACTTGAGCAGTACCATGTCTGGATCAGTATCCCTTTCTGCTTTATCTATCTGGTGGCCATCCTGGGCAACAGCATTCTTCTCTACCTTATTGCAGTGGAACACAGTCTTCATTCCCctatgttcttctttctttccatgttgGCCATGACCGACCTCATATTGTCTACCACCTGTGTCCCCAAGACTCTTAGCATCTTTTGGTTTGGTCCTCAGGAAATCAGTTTTCCTGGCTGTCTGACTCAGTTATTCTTTCTGCACTACAGCTTTGTCTTGGACTCGGCTATCTTGCTGGCCATGGCATTTGACCGCTATGTAGCCATCTGTTCACCCTTGAGGTATACCACTATTCTCACACCCAAAGCCATTGTCAAAATTGCTGTGGGAATCTCTTTCCGAAGTTTCTGTGTCTTTGTCccatgtgttttccttgtgaACCGCCTACCCTTCTGCGGGACACACATCATTGCCCATACGTACTGTGAACACATTGGTGTTGCCCGGCTGGCATGTGCAGATATCTCCATCAACATATGGTATGGGTTTTGTGTCCCCATCATGACAGTGATTATAGATGTGATCCTCATAGCCATCTCCTACACTCTCATCTTATGTGCTGTTTTTCGCCTTCCATCCCAAGATGCACGCCAGAAGGCCCTGAGCACCTGCGGTTCCCATGTCTCTGTCATCCTCATGTTCTATATACCAGCCTTCTTCTCCATCCTTGCTCATCGCTTTGGGCGCAATGTCCCCCGCACTTTTCACATTATGTTTGCCAACCTGTATGTAATCATCCCACCAGCACTCAACCCTATTGTCTATGGAGTGAAGACCAAGCAGATCCGGGACAAAGCCATTCTTCTGCTCTTTTCCAAAAGATCTCAGTGA
- the LOC110321800 gene encoding olfactory receptor 52B6, translating into MAAMLGEAADDEEQRDPQNQENYFSQRTGEDKHCASEEAGDYILIFKKPELQMKCGTGKPNQRVPQGEALHKVMAFLPASGVTAVNNSDTRTTGCLLTGIPGLEHLHVWLSIPFCTMYIAALVGNGILICVILSQPSLHEPMYIFLSMLASADVLLSTSTMPKTLANFWLGSRHISFDDCLAQMFFIHFLFVADSAVLLAMAFDRYVAICSPLRYTTILTRQVMGKIAAATLTRSFIIMFPSIFLLKRLHYCRINVIEHTFCEHMGIARLSCSDISINVWYGLAAALLSTGLDIILITVSYVHILSSQEARSKALSTCGSHVCVILLFYIPALFSVFAYRFGGKRIPRYVHILLANLYVVIPPMLNPVIYGVRTKQILEGAKQMFANITKGFK; encoded by the exons ATGGCTGCAATGCTGGGAGAGGCAGCTGACGATGAGGAACAGAGGGATCCACAGAACCAGGAGAATTACTTCTCCCAAAGGACAGGAGAGGATAAACACTGTGCAAGTGAGGAAGCCGGAGACTATATTCTTATATTTAAGAAGCCCGAGCTACAGATGAAGTGTGGAACAGGAAAACCAAATCAGAGGGTACCACAGGGGGAG GCTCTGCACAAAGTCATGGCTTTCTTACCTGCTTCCGGTGTGACTGCTGTGAACAACTCTGACACTCGCACGACAGGCTGTCTCCTCACcggcatccctgggctggagcaCCTACATGTGTGGCTGTCCATCCCCTTCTGTACTATGTACATAGCTGCCCTGGTAGGCAATGGCATTCTCATCTGTGTCATCCTCTCCCAGCCAAGCCTCCATGAGCCCATGTACATATTCCTGTCTATGCTGGCCAGTGCTGATGTCCTGCTCTCTACCTCCACCATGCCCAAGACCCTGGCCAACTTCTGGCTAGGCTCTAGGCACATCTCCTTTGATGACTGCCTGGCGCAGATGTTCTTCATCCACTTTCTCTTCGTGGCTGACTCTGCTGTCCTGCTGGCCATGGCTTTTGACCGCTATGTGGCAATATGCTCTCCTCTGCGCTACACCACCATCCTAACAAGGCAGGTTATGGGAAAGATCGCTGCTGCTACCCTGACACGAAGTTTTATAATCATGTTCCCATCCATCTTTCTCCTCAAGCGGCTGCACTACTGCCGGATCAATGTCATTGAGCACACATTTTGTGAGCACATGGGTATCGCCCGGCTGTCCTGTTCTGACATTTCCATTAACGTCTGGTATGGGCTGGCAGCTGCTCTTCTCTCTACAGGCCTGGACATCATTCTCATCACTGTTTCCTATGTTCACATCCTCTCTTCCCAAGAAGCCCGGTCCAAGGCCCTGAGCACTTGTGGATCCCACGTCTGTGTCATCCTGCTGTTCTATATCCCAgccctcttctctgtctttgcctACAGGTTTGGTGGGAAACGCATCCCACGCTATGTCCATATCCTGCTGGCCAACCTCTATGTGGTCATCCCGCCTATGCTTAATCCTGTGATTTATGGAGTAAGAACAAAGCAGATACTGGAAGGAGCTAAACAAATGTTTGCAAATATCACCAAGGGATTTAAATAA